In Mercenaria mercenaria strain notata chromosome 13, MADL_Memer_1, whole genome shotgun sequence, a single window of DNA contains:
- the LOC123529437 gene encoding uncharacterized protein LOC123529437, whose protein sequence is MSTHCEEEFMLKNIWFHHKRPIIFVTSQFGPHALYPAWNAIQLIYHIIVLTIDGSQAGKQNDEPTGNYFLYLPNWAYMLLVLSNIVDLAVTLYVHCLAKYILEERENEKAEAEVVMRNKAVKISYKTMGKYYKMRGYLKVSWVFFTLSSVVGITVTILYWTVHFYSVGMNEYSSVGSNYNLNGMRIDENTLDFGTLAFTFLNTIVILIHITITAKPFRLLHFYMPVIFVAAYVGFSIIYQWCSGNYIYNILDWDQVFPTTGIAYGVVFIVVPLVHLVVYGLVQARIKVGTWCRIKYSFRKWKKKKIRPAEPEVDPQTNVMRWLASSGLEKTDSRRISGNRPSASSSRATSHRAEISSV, encoded by the exons ATGTCTACCCACTGCGAGGAAGAGTTTATGCTGAAAAATATTTGGTTTCATCACAAGAGACCAATCATTTTCGTCACTTCGCAG TTCGGACCGCATGCTTTATACCCGGCATGGAATGCGATTCAGCTGATCTACCACATCATTGTTCTGACTATTGACGGGTCCCAGGCAGGAAAACAAAATGACGAACCAACTGGAAACTATTTCTTGTATCTACCCAACTGGGCCTATATGCTTCTCGTTCTGTCAAATATTGTGGACTTAGCTGTAACATTGTATGTCCACTGTCTTGCAAAGTATATTCTGGAAGAACGTGAAA atgagaAGGCTGAAGCTGAGGTCGTCATGAGAAATAAAGCTGTAAAGATAAGTTACAAAACCAtgg gaaAGTACTACAAAATGAGAGGCTATCTGAAGGTCTCATGGGTGTTTTTCACACTGTCTTCTGTTGTGGGCATCACAGTTACAATTTTGTATTGGACGGTACATTTCTACA GTGTTGGTATGAATGAATATTCAAGTGTTGGTTCGAACTACAACTTAAATGGCATGCGTATTGATGAAAATA caCTGGATTTCGGAACTCTAGCCTTCACTTTTCTAAACACTATAGTGATCCTCATCCATATTACCATAACAGCGAAACCGTTTCGACTTCTCCATTTTTATATGCCAGTTATCTTTGTCGCAGCATACGTGGGTTTTAGTATCATTTACCAATGGTGCAGCGGAaactatatttacaatatattagaCTGGGATCAAGTATTCCCTACAACGGGAATTGCCTACGGCGTCGTTTTTATAGTTGTTCCTTTGGTACATTTAGTGGTATATGGCCTTGTTCAAGCTCGAATCAAGGTTGGCACGTGGTGTCGAATAAAGTACTCCTTTAGAAAatggaaaaagaagaaaatcagGCCAGCAGAACCGGAAGTCGATCCTCAGACTAATGTTATGAGATGGCTGGCGTCAAGTGGGTTAGAGAAAACAGACAGCAGAAGAATTAGTGGTAATAGACCTAGTGCGTCTTCCAGCAGAGCAACAAGTCATAGGGCAGAGATATCGTCCGTGTAG